A genomic region of Sander vitreus isolate 19-12246 chromosome 11, sanVit1, whole genome shotgun sequence contains the following coding sequences:
- the cybrd1 gene encoding plasma membrane ascorbate-dependent reductase CYBRD1: MENLKQFLVALSAAAAVGIVSIIFVLIWVLNYKEGFAWDGGLAEFNWHPVLIVIGFIFFQGIAIIVYRLPWTWQCSKLMMKFIHAGLHLLAFILAVIAMVAVFDFHNAAKIPNMYSLHSWLGLTALILFCLQLVLGVGIYLIPVTPASWRAAFMPLHVYGGLLLFTSVIAVALMGITEKLIFGLNNLKYKDSPPEAIFVNVLGVLLVVFGALILWIATRTSWKRPSDQVLHTLHTIGEVEDSSKVGPVLSQLSDGTDAEPFGDVRRRSSNKLDDQAN; encoded by the exons ATGGAGAACTTGAAACAGTTCCTGGTCGCTCTGTCTGCCGCCGCCGCAGTCGGTATTGTCTCCATAATATTCGTGCTAATATGGGTTCTCAACTACAAAGAAGGTTTTGCCTGGGATGGAGGACTGGCTGAATTCAACTGGCATCCGGTCTTGATAGTCATCGGGTTTATTTTCTTCCAAGGAATAG CCATCATTGTCTACAGACTCCCCTGGACCTGGCAGTGCAGCAAACTGATGATGAAGTTCATCCATGCAGGCTTGCACTTACTAGCCTTCATTCTTGCTGTCATAGCTATGGTGGCTGTTTTTGACTTCCACAATGCTGCCAAAATCCCCAACATGTACAGTCTGCACAGCTGGCTGGGCCTGACGGCTCTGATACTGTTCTGTCTACAG CTTGTTCTTGGAGTTGGCATATACTTGATACCAGTTACACCTGCATCCTGGAGAGCAGCGTTTATGCCCCTCCATGTCTATGGCGGTCTTTTACTCTTTACCAGTGTAATAGCTGTGGCACTCATGGGCATCACAGAGAAACTCATTTTTGGCCT GAACAACCTGAAATATAAGGACTCTCCCCCAGAGGCAATTTTCGTGAACGTTCTGGGAGTCCTCCTAGTGGTTTTTGGAGCTCTTATCCTCTGGATTGCCACTCGAACGTCTTGGAAACGCCCCAGTGACCAGGTCTTGCATACTCTGCATACCATTGGGGAAGTTGAGGACAGCAGCAAAGTCGGTCCAGTCCTGTCTCAACTATCTGATGGAACTGATGCTGAGCCCTTTGGGGATGTCAGGAGGAGGAGTAGTAATAAATTAGATGATCAGGCTAACTGA